A single Oncorhynchus kisutch isolate 150728-3 linkage group LG19, Okis_V2, whole genome shotgun sequence DNA region contains:
- the LOC109864434 gene encoding ras-related and estrogen-regulated growth inhibitor, with amino-acid sequence MAKSPEVKLAVFGRAGVGKSALVVRFLTRRFIWEYDPTLESTYRHQATIDDEVVTMEILDTAGQEDTQQKESHMRWGDGFVIVYDITDRGSFDEVAPLRGLLEEVKKPKNVPLVLVGNKADLDHARQVGTEEGERLAAEMACAFYECSACADEGGMVAEAFHELCRELRRRKAVQGKARRRSSTTHVKQAINKMLTKISS; translated from the exons ctctAGTGGTGAGGTTTCTGACCAGACGTTTCATCTGGGAGTATGACCCAACGCTTG AATCAACATATCGCCATCAAGCAACCATAGACGATGAGGTTGTGACCATGGAGATCCTTGACACAGCCGGACAG GAGGACACGCAGCAGAAGGAGAGCCACATGCGCTGGGGCGACGGCTTCGTCATCGTATATGACATCACTGACAGGGGCAGCTTCGACGAAGTGGCTCCTTTGCGGGGCCTCCTAGAGGAAGTCAAGAAACCCAAGAATGTCCCTTTGGTTTTGGTCGGCAACAAGGCCGACCTAGACCATGCCCGGCAGGTGGGCACAGAGGAGGGCGAGCGGCTGGCCGCCGAGATGGCGTGCGCCTTCTACGAGTGCTCGGCATGCGCCGACGAAGGCGGCATGGTGGCGGAAGCATTCCATGAGCTGTGTCGCGAGTTGAGGCGCCGCAAGGCGGTCCAGGGCAAGGCCAGGCGTCGTAGCTCCACCACCCACGTCAAGCAGGCCATCAACAAGATGCTGACCAAGATCAGCAGCTAG